A part of Amycolatopsis lurida genomic DNA contains:
- a CDS encoding DUF5134 domain-containing protein translates to MSGPIVVAWTLTAVFAALVLPCVLRLVRLDYGRQGAAVRNGDLAELLLVVAMVAMLSPVGGPIPAAGWQAVLALTAGWFAVSWWKGRRSGHASCGHHAVSATAMLFMVTFMPHSDVTHGPWLVMSGPGGTSALWLSLVFGAVAAYFAADAVRAGVLAARGAGESGQLSRRVCRVIMGLGMGYMLLGAAV, encoded by the coding sequence ATGTCTGGACCAATCGTCGTCGCGTGGACCCTGACCGCGGTGTTCGCCGCGCTCGTCCTGCCCTGTGTGCTGAGACTCGTCCGTTTGGACTACGGCAGGCAGGGCGCGGCCGTCCGCAACGGCGACCTGGCCGAACTGCTGCTCGTCGTCGCGATGGTCGCGATGCTGTCGCCGGTCGGCGGCCCGATCCCGGCGGCGGGCTGGCAGGCGGTGCTGGCGCTGACCGCGGGCTGGTTCGCCGTCTCGTGGTGGAAGGGGCGGCGGTCCGGGCACGCCTCGTGCGGGCACCACGCCGTCTCCGCCACCGCGATGCTGTTCATGGTGACGTTCATGCCGCACAGCGACGTCACCCACGGGCCGTGGCTGGTGATGTCCGGCCCCGGCGGCACTTCGGCACTGTGGCTTTCGCTGGTCTTCGGGGCCGTGGCGGCCTATTTCGCGGCGGACGCCGTGCGCGCCGGGGTGCTCGCGGCGCGGGGGGCGGGGGAGTCCGGTCAGCTGTCGCGGCGGGTGTGCCGGGTGATCATGGGGCTGGGGATGGGTTACATGCTGCTGGGCGCGGCCGTCTAG
- a CDS encoding Rieske 2Fe-2S domain-containing protein, with amino-acid sequence MTTESVRQIDAGAPPTRFARGWHCLGLAESFRDGKPHAITAFGTKLVVFADSSGKLNVLDGYCRHMGGDLTQGEVKGDEIACPFHDWRWNGNGKCVSIPYAKRVPLRARTKSWTVLEENKQLFVWHDPEGNPPPEDVVIPRIEGIFTGEWSNWTWDSVLIEGSNCREIIDNMVDMAHFFYIHYAFPTYFKNVFEGHIATQYLNTKGRPDKGMASNYGGEENLLRSEASYFGPSYMINKLLNTYQGFEIENVLINCHYPVTENSFVLQWGVSVKKFEGVSDEHADKIAGKFAKGIGVGFLQDVEIWRNKTRIDNPLLCEEDGPVYQLRRWYDQFYVDAADVTEDMTRRFEFEVDTSRANEVWAAEVADNLARQQAEEAGV; translated from the coding sequence ATGACGACGGAATCCGTACGGCAGATCGACGCGGGCGCGCCCCCCACGCGGTTCGCGCGCGGGTGGCACTGTCTCGGCCTCGCCGAGTCGTTCCGCGACGGGAAGCCGCACGCCATCACGGCGTTCGGGACGAAACTGGTGGTCTTCGCCGATTCGTCCGGCAAGCTGAACGTGCTCGACGGGTACTGCCGCCACATGGGCGGCGATCTCACCCAGGGTGAGGTCAAGGGCGACGAGATCGCCTGCCCGTTCCACGACTGGCGCTGGAACGGCAACGGCAAATGCGTCTCGATCCCCTACGCCAAACGGGTTCCGCTGCGGGCGCGGACGAAGTCGTGGACCGTGCTGGAGGAGAACAAGCAGTTGTTCGTCTGGCACGACCCGGAAGGCAACCCGCCGCCCGAGGACGTCGTCATCCCTCGGATCGAAGGCATCTTCACCGGCGAGTGGAGCAACTGGACCTGGGACTCGGTGCTCATCGAGGGCTCCAACTGCCGCGAGATCATCGACAACATGGTCGACATGGCGCACTTCTTCTACATCCACTACGCCTTCCCGACCTATTTCAAGAACGTGTTCGAGGGGCATATCGCCACGCAGTACCTGAACACGAAGGGCCGCCCCGACAAGGGAATGGCGTCCAACTACGGCGGCGAGGAGAATCTGCTGCGGTCGGAGGCGTCCTACTTCGGTCCGTCCTACATGATCAACAAGCTGCTCAACACGTACCAGGGTTTCGAGATCGAGAACGTGCTGATCAACTGCCACTACCCGGTCACCGAGAACTCGTTCGTGCTGCAGTGGGGCGTGAGCGTGAAGAAGTTCGAGGGTGTCTCGGACGAGCACGCGGACAAGATCGCCGGGAAGTTCGCCAAGGGCATCGGCGTCGGCTTCCTGCAGGACGTCGAGATCTGGCGCAACAAGACCCGGATCGACAACCCGTTGCTGTGCGAGGAGGACGGGCCGGTCTACCAGCTGCGCCGCTGGTACGACCAGTTCTATGTGGACGCGGCCGACGTCACCGAGGACATGACGCGCCGGTTCGAGTTCGAAGTGGACACCAGCCGTGCCAACGAGGTCTGGGCGGCGGAGGTGGCCGACAACCTGGCACGGCAGCAGGCGGAAGAGGCCGGGGTGTGA
- a CDS encoding ferredoxin--NADP reductase, which translates to MSGPVTVTVAEVITETADARSIVFEIPAEHASVFAYAPGQFLTLRVPSDRTGSVARCYSLSSAPHEGRVQVTVKRTADGYGSNWLCDNLQAGQEVQVLPPAGVFSPASLDEDFLLLAGGSGITPVMSILKSALEHGTGKVVLLYANRDERSVIFARELADLAARYQERLVVVHWLESLQGLPTEAHLRALVAPYSAHEAFICGPGPFMDAARTVLKDLGLPRKRIHLERFLSLGGNPFEVAEPVAVEEAETPASVEVTLDGETKKLTWPRRTKLLDLLLEKGFDAPYSCREGQCSACACRVTSGEVKMLNNEVLDGDDIAEGIVLACQSLPLTDDVTVTYE; encoded by the coding sequence ATGAGCGGTCCCGTCACCGTGACCGTGGCCGAGGTGATCACCGAGACGGCCGACGCGCGGTCGATCGTGTTCGAGATCCCGGCCGAGCACGCCTCGGTTTTCGCTTACGCCCCAGGGCAGTTCCTCACGCTGCGCGTGCCGAGCGACAGGACCGGGTCGGTGGCCCGCTGCTACTCGCTCTCCAGCGCGCCGCACGAGGGCCGGGTGCAGGTCACCGTCAAGCGCACCGCCGACGGCTATGGGTCGAACTGGCTCTGCGACAACCTCCAGGCGGGCCAGGAGGTCCAGGTCCTGCCACCGGCCGGAGTCTTCAGTCCCGCGTCGCTCGACGAGGACTTCCTGCTGCTCGCGGGCGGCAGCGGGATCACCCCGGTGATGTCGATCCTCAAGTCCGCGCTGGAGCACGGCACCGGCAAGGTGGTGCTGCTGTACGCCAATCGCGACGAGCGGTCGGTCATCTTCGCCCGGGAGCTGGCGGACCTCGCCGCTCGGTATCAGGAGCGGCTGGTCGTCGTGCACTGGCTGGAGAGCCTGCAAGGACTGCCGACGGAAGCGCATCTGCGCGCGCTGGTGGCTCCGTACTCCGCGCACGAGGCGTTCATCTGCGGGCCGGGGCCGTTCATGGACGCCGCGCGCACGGTGCTCAAGGACCTCGGGCTGCCGCGCAAGCGGATCCACCTGGAGCGGTTCCTCTCCCTGGGCGGGAACCCGTTCGAGGTGGCCGAACCCGTCGCCGTCGAAGAGGCCGAGACCCCGGCGTCGGTCGAGGTCACCCTCGACGGCGAGACGAAGAAGCTCACCTGGCCGCGCCGGACGAAACTGCTGGACCTGTTGCTGGAAAAGGGTTTCGACGCGCCATACTCGTGCCGCGAGGGCCAGTGCAGCGCGTGCGCCTGCCGAGTCACCTCCGGTGAGGTGAAGATGCTGAACAACGAGGTCCTCGACGGCGACGACATCGCCGAAGGCATCGTGCTGGCGTGCCAGTCCCTGCCGCTGACCGACGACGTCACCGTCACCTACGAGTAG
- a CDS encoding FAD-binding protein has product MDSLVADVVIVGFGAAGACAAIEAADAGARVLVLDRFSGGGASAVSGGVVYAGGGTAQQRDAGVDDSVDAMYDYLRLEVGDVVSEETLRRFCAGSTEMISWLEGNGVPFEGSLCPYKTSYPSDKHYLYYSGSEAAGGFRDAAKPAPRGHRVKGPGTSGKLLMKRLMEAVRSRGIQVLPQTAARNLIVDADGTVTGVVVSTLRDAPARVRAAHGRLSAYAAKPGIYVPSLRKSLHRRVERIERRYGRELRISASRGVVLAAGGFIANREMVREHAPAYRGGLALGTSADDGSGIRMGIEAGGATAELGRISAWRFITPPSAFLGGLLVDKTGGRIIDESRYGAAVGERMITGHEGRGWLLVDDAIVQEVQRDARGQSQWFQGLQVRYLLRQRVVAGSLDEVARKAGVDPGGLAASVEAARSGADPTGKPAEFARPLDRAPYSLIDVSIKPNLGYPCPMLTLGGLVVDEETGAVRSAAGAPIRGLYAAGRTAVGICSRSYVSGLSLADCVFSGRRAGLHSALDRGSVDKNENVF; this is encoded by the coding sequence ATGGACTCCCTCGTCGCGGATGTGGTGATCGTGGGTTTCGGTGCGGCCGGCGCCTGTGCGGCGATCGAGGCCGCCGATGCCGGTGCCCGGGTGCTGGTGCTGGACCGCTTCTCCGGCGGTGGCGCGAGCGCGGTCAGTGGTGGTGTCGTCTACGCCGGGGGCGGGACGGCGCAGCAGCGGGACGCGGGCGTCGACGACAGCGTCGACGCGATGTACGACTACCTGCGGCTGGAGGTCGGTGACGTCGTCTCCGAGGAGACCCTGCGGCGTTTCTGCGCGGGCAGTACGGAGATGATCTCCTGGCTGGAAGGCAACGGCGTGCCTTTCGAGGGCAGTCTGTGCCCGTACAAGACGTCTTACCCGAGCGACAAGCACTATCTGTACTACTCGGGCAGCGAGGCGGCGGGTGGTTTCCGTGACGCCGCCAAGCCCGCGCCGCGCGGGCATCGCGTCAAGGGGCCGGGAACTTCGGGAAAACTGCTGATGAAACGCCTGATGGAGGCGGTCCGGAGCCGTGGGATCCAGGTGCTGCCGCAGACCGCCGCGCGGAACCTGATCGTGGACGCCGACGGGACCGTGACCGGCGTCGTCGTGTCCACCCTGCGGGACGCTCCCGCTCGCGTACGAGCCGCGCACGGGAGGCTGTCGGCGTATGCCGCCAAACCGGGGATTTACGTGCCCTCGCTGAGGAAGTCGCTGCACCGGAGGGTGGAGCGAATCGAGCGTCGCTACGGCCGTGAGCTGCGGATTTCCGCCTCCCGCGGGGTCGTGCTCGCGGCGGGCGGGTTCATCGCGAACCGTGAGATGGTGCGCGAGCACGCGCCCGCGTATCGCGGCGGGCTGGCGCTCGGGACGTCGGCCGACGACGGATCCGGCATCCGGATGGGGATCGAGGCGGGCGGGGCCACCGCGGAACTCGGGCGGATCTCCGCCTGGCGGTTCATCACGCCGCCGTCGGCGTTCCTCGGCGGCCTGCTCGTGGACAAGACGGGTGGCCGGATCATCGACGAGTCCCGGTACGGCGCGGCCGTCGGCGAACGCATGATCACCGGACACGAAGGACGTGGCTGGCTGCTGGTCGACGACGCCATCGTCCAGGAGGTCCAGCGTGACGCGCGCGGGCAAAGTCAATGGTTCCAAGGACTTCAGGTGCGGTACTTGTTGCGGCAACGAGTCGTCGCCGGTTCGCTCGACGAGGTCGCGCGCAAGGCCGGTGTCGACCCCGGCGGGCTGGCGGCCAGTGTCGAGGCGGCGAGGTCCGGCGCGGATCCGACGGGCAAGCCCGCGGAGTTCGCGCGGCCGCTGGACCGGGCGCCGTACTCGCTGATCGATGTCTCGATCAAGCCGAACCTCGGCTATCCGTGCCCGATGCTGACGCTGGGCGGCCTGGTCGTGGACGAGGAGACCGGCGCGGTGCGGTCCGCCGCAGGTGCCCCGATTCGCGGGCTGTACGCGGCCGGCCGGACCGCGGTGGGAATCTGTTCTAGGTCCTATGTGAGTGGTCTGTCGCTGGCCGACTGTGTGTTTTCCGGGCGGCGTGCCGGACTGCACAGTGCCCTCGACCGGGGATCGGTCGACAAAAACGAGAACGTGTTCTAG
- the kstD gene encoding 3-oxosteroid 1-dehydrogenase — protein MEYDVIVVGSGAAGMTAALSAAHRGLEVLVVEKAAHFGGSTARSGGGVWIPGNHALRAAGIEEPPERAHEYLEAIVGDVVPAELRSAFLDRGPEVLSFVCDKTPLRFRWVRGYSDYHPEAPGGRAGGRSVEPAALDGNLLGPELANLEPPYSAPPLGAPITQADYRWLSLLARHPRGVLRVLSLGGRWLAGRIRRQRLLSMGQALAAGLREGLRRADVPVWLNTPLVDLESEGDRVTGVVVRHEGEEKTVRARLGVVLGAGGFERNEEMRVKYQRAPIGTEWTVGAEANTGDAIDAGLKLGAAVDLMDDAWWGPSIPLTGGPWFALAERSRPGCLMVNARGERFVNESAPYVEAVHAMYGDGDGPGANIPTWLVFDQRNRNRYMFTGLGPRQPLPGRWFKAGIAVKASTVAKLAERIEVPADALEATVRRFNGFARSGVDEDFHRGRSAYDHYYGDPRNKPNPSLGPLDVAPYYAVKIVPGDLGTKGGLRIDPHARVLREDGSVIDGLYAAGNTSAAVMGRTYAGPGATIGPAMVFGYLAAEHLAQQDHTKAGGSR, from the coding sequence ATGGAGTACGACGTGATCGTGGTCGGCAGTGGTGCCGCCGGGATGACCGCCGCACTGTCCGCAGCCCACCGGGGACTCGAGGTCCTGGTCGTGGAGAAGGCCGCCCACTTCGGCGGTTCGACGGCGCGCTCCGGCGGCGGCGTCTGGATCCCCGGCAACCACGCGCTGCGGGCGGCCGGGATCGAGGAGCCACCGGAGCGGGCACACGAATACCTCGAAGCGATCGTCGGTGACGTCGTCCCCGCCGAACTCCGGTCGGCCTTCCTCGACCGCGGCCCCGAGGTCCTGTCCTTCGTCTGCGACAAGACGCCGTTGCGCTTCCGCTGGGTCCGCGGCTACTCGGACTACCACCCGGAAGCCCCCGGCGGGCGCGCGGGCGGACGGTCGGTCGAACCGGCCGCGCTCGACGGCAACCTGCTCGGCCCGGAGCTGGCGAATCTGGAGCCGCCGTACAGCGCTCCCCCGCTCGGCGCCCCGATCACCCAGGCGGACTACCGGTGGCTGAGCCTGCTCGCCCGGCATCCGCGCGGCGTCCTCCGCGTGCTGAGTCTCGGCGGGCGCTGGCTCGCCGGCCGGATCCGCCGTCAGCGGCTTCTCTCGATGGGGCAAGCGCTTGCGGCCGGTCTGCGTGAAGGTCTGCGGCGGGCGGATGTCCCCGTCTGGCTGAACACACCGCTGGTGGATCTGGAGAGCGAAGGCGACCGGGTGACCGGCGTCGTCGTCCGCCACGAGGGCGAGGAGAAGACCGTCCGCGCGCGGCTCGGCGTCGTCCTCGGCGCGGGCGGGTTCGAGCGCAACGAAGAGATGCGGGTCAAGTACCAGCGGGCGCCCATCGGTACGGAGTGGACCGTCGGCGCCGAGGCCAACACCGGTGACGCGATCGACGCAGGACTCAAACTCGGCGCGGCCGTCGACCTGATGGACGACGCCTGGTGGGGCCCGTCCATCCCGCTCACCGGCGGTCCGTGGTTCGCACTCGCCGAGCGGTCGCGGCCGGGCTGCCTCATGGTCAACGCGCGGGGCGAACGCTTCGTCAACGAGTCCGCGCCGTACGTCGAGGCCGTGCACGCGATGTACGGCGACGGTGACGGCCCCGGCGCGAACATCCCCACCTGGCTGGTGTTCGACCAGCGCAACCGCAACCGGTACATGTTCACCGGCCTCGGCCCGCGCCAGCCGCTGCCCGGCCGCTGGTTCAAAGCGGGCATCGCGGTCAAAGCGAGTACCGTCGCGAAACTCGCCGAGCGGATCGAGGTCCCGGCCGACGCGCTGGAGGCCACCGTGCGCCGGTTCAACGGCTTCGCCAGGAGCGGCGTGGACGAGGACTTCCACCGCGGGCGCAGCGCGTACGACCACTACTACGGCGACCCGCGGAACAAGCCCAACCCGAGCCTGGGGCCGCTGGACGTCGCGCCGTACTACGCGGTGAAGATCGTGCCCGGCGACCTGGGCACCAAGGGCGGATTGAGGATCGACCCGCACGCGCGCGTCCTGCGCGAGGACGGGTCGGTGATCGACGGGCTTTACGCGGCCGGCAACACGAGCGCGGCGGTGATGGGCCGCACCTACGCGGGCCCCGGCGCGACGATCGGCCCGGCGATGGTGTTCGGCTACCTTGCGGCCGAGCATCTCGCGCAGCAAGATCACACCAAAGCGGGAGGCAGCCGATGA
- a CDS encoding MaoC/PaaZ C-terminal domain-containing protein yields the protein MPIDPTVAIGADLGEVSFAWTASDVQLYHLALGAGADPTSPRELRYTYEDGLQVLPTFATVAANLRVFEPPAVSFPGVEVDLGKVLHGKQEVIAHRPIPTSGKAVARTRIVDVFDKGKAAVIVNETVATDSDGTPLWTLRSSIFARGEGGFGGERGPSDRVELPSRESDAVIDTPTLPQQALLYRLCGDRNPLHADPAFAAAAGFGKPILHGLCTYGVIAKAVTDEFLDGDTARVASFSAKFAGVVFPGEPLRTRVWREPAGLLITTTAPDRDEAPVLSDTFLTTTD from the coding sequence GTGCCCATCGACCCCACAGTCGCGATCGGCGCCGACCTCGGCGAGGTGAGCTTCGCCTGGACCGCGTCGGACGTGCAGCTCTACCACCTGGCGCTGGGGGCGGGCGCGGATCCGACGAGCCCGCGCGAACTGCGCTACACCTACGAGGACGGCCTCCAGGTCCTGCCGACGTTCGCCACCGTGGCGGCGAACCTGCGCGTGTTCGAGCCGCCCGCGGTCTCGTTCCCAGGCGTCGAGGTCGACCTCGGGAAAGTGTTGCACGGCAAGCAGGAAGTGATCGCCCACCGGCCGATTCCGACGTCGGGGAAGGCCGTGGCGCGCACGCGGATCGTCGACGTCTTCGACAAGGGCAAGGCGGCCGTGATCGTGAACGAGACGGTCGCCACCGACTCGGACGGGACTCCCTTGTGGACGTTGCGGTCGAGTATCTTCGCCCGTGGCGAAGGGGGTTTCGGCGGCGAGCGCGGCCCGTCCGACCGCGTCGAACTCCCATCGCGGGAATCGGACGCGGTCATCGACACCCCGACGTTGCCGCAGCAGGCGCTGCTCTACCGGCTCTGCGGGGACCGCAACCCCCTGCACGCCGATCCCGCGTTCGCCGCGGCGGCCGGGTTCGGCAAGCCGATCCTGCACGGCCTGTGCACCTACGGCGTCATCGCGAAGGCCGTCACCGACGAATTCCTCGACGGCGACACCGCCCGCGTCGCGTCGTTCTCGGCCAAGTTCGCCGGCGTCGTCTTCCCCGGCGAGCCGCTGCGAACCCGGGTCTGGCGCGAGCCCGCCGGGCTGCTGATCACCACCACGGCACCGGACCGGGACGAAGCACCGGTCCTTTCCGACACTTTCTTGACCACGACAGACTGA
- a CDS encoding riboflavin kinase: MTAEYFVVRGQVEKGDQRGRELGFPTANIALRDQDGQVGDGVWAGWAERADGTRIAAAVSVGRRPTYYGADGYRLVEAHLLDFSGDLYGEVLTVWLGHHLREQEAYPSSEALIVALNKDIANAAKWAADNPAEGLPDVGTAEAGVVRRVPRS; this comes from the coding sequence ATGACGGCGGAGTACTTCGTGGTCCGTGGCCAGGTGGAGAAGGGCGATCAGCGGGGCAGGGAACTGGGCTTCCCCACCGCCAACATCGCGCTGCGCGACCAGGACGGCCAAGTCGGCGACGGAGTGTGGGCGGGCTGGGCCGAACGCGCCGACGGCACCCGGATCGCGGCGGCGGTCTCGGTCGGCAGGCGGCCGACCTACTACGGCGCCGACGGCTACCGGCTCGTCGAGGCGCATCTGCTGGACTTCAGCGGCGACCTCTACGGCGAGGTGCTGACCGTGTGGCTCGGCCATCACCTGCGCGAGCAGGAGGCGTACCCGTCGTCGGAGGCGCTGATCGTCGCGCTGAACAAGGACATCGCCAACGCCGCGAAGTGGGCCGCGGACAACCCGGCCGAGGGACTGCCGGACGTGGGCACCGCCGAGGCAGGCGTCGTGCGCCGCGTCCCCCGCTCCTGA
- a CDS encoding class I SAM-dependent methyltransferase gives MISDPYAELGRDYARSRRPDPRIAAAVANALGDARSVVNVGAGAGSYEPEDRAVVAVEPSRRMIAQRPPTAAPAVQACAERLPFPDGAFDAALAVLTVHHWTDVTAGLAELRRVSRRQVIVTWDQAVFARFWLVRDYLPEIAEHESRLACLDRVVEELAAAGRAPSVAPLPVPSDCADGFLGAYWRRPEAYLSERVRAGMSGVALLDRNVVATAVERLRADLADGHWHRHHVGLLGRTELDLGYRLVTT, from the coding sequence TTGATCTCCGACCCGTATGCAGAACTCGGCCGGGACTACGCGCGATCGAGACGCCCGGACCCCCGTATCGCGGCCGCCGTCGCCAACGCTCTCGGCGACGCGCGCTCGGTGGTCAACGTAGGGGCCGGAGCCGGTTCCTACGAGCCGGAAGACCGCGCCGTGGTGGCCGTCGAGCCGTCGCGGCGGATGATCGCGCAGCGTCCGCCCACCGCGGCCCCGGCCGTGCAGGCGTGCGCGGAAAGACTGCCTTTTCCCGACGGTGCCTTCGATGCCGCCCTGGCGGTGCTGACCGTGCACCACTGGACGGACGTGACCGCCGGGCTGGCCGAACTGCGGCGTGTGTCCCGCCGCCAGGTGATCGTGACCTGGGATCAGGCGGTGTTCGCGCGGTTCTGGCTGGTGCGGGACTACCTGCCGGAGATCGCCGAACACGAAAGCAGGCTGGCCTGTCTCGACCGGGTCGTCGAGGAACTGGCCGCGGCCGGGCGGGCGCCTTCGGTGGCTCCGCTGCCGGTGCCGTCCGACTGCGCCGACGGGTTCCTCGGCGCGTATTGGCGCAGGCCGGAGGCCTACCTGTCCGAGCGCGTGCGCGCGGGGATGTCCGGGGTGGCACTGCTGGACCGGAACGTCGTCGCGACGGCCGTCGAGCGGCTGCGCGCCGATCTCGCGGACGGGCATTGGCACCGGCATCACGTCGGCCTGCTCGGCCGGACGGAACTCGACCTGGGGTACCGGCTCGTCACCACGTGA
- a CDS encoding lipid-transfer protein has protein sequence MTLSGRAAIAGIGATEFSKDSGRSELRLAAEAVSSALKDAGLTPSDVDGLVSFTMDGNSEIAVARELGIPELKFFSRIHYGGGAAAATVQQAAMAVATGVADVVVAYRAFNERSGMRFGQVSSAAAGQVNSSGVDNAFHYPMGIATPAATVAMLARRYMHEYGATSEDFGRVAVVDRARAATNPKAWFYGKPITLEEHQASRWVAEPLHLLDCCQESDGGVALVVVSAERARDLPHRPAVIAAAAQGSGPDQYVMTSYYRDDLPALPEMGVVGRQLWEQSGLGPGDMDLAVLYDHFTPYVLMQLEELGFCGKGEAKDFIAGGTLELDGKLPLNPHGGQLGEAYIHGMNGIAEGVRQLRGDAVNQVDGASRVLVTAGTGVPTSGLVLTAG, from the coding sequence ATGACCCTGTCCGGACGGGCGGCCATCGCCGGGATCGGTGCGACGGAGTTCTCGAAGGATTCCGGGCGCAGCGAGCTGCGGCTGGCGGCGGAAGCGGTTTCAAGCGCACTGAAGGACGCCGGGCTCACTCCGTCCGATGTGGACGGATTGGTGTCGTTCACCATGGACGGCAACAGCGAGATCGCCGTCGCGCGGGAACTCGGCATCCCCGAACTCAAGTTCTTCAGCCGGATCCACTACGGCGGCGGGGCCGCGGCCGCGACCGTGCAACAGGCCGCGATGGCCGTCGCGACCGGGGTCGCGGACGTCGTCGTCGCGTACCGGGCGTTCAACGAACGGTCCGGTATGCGGTTCGGTCAGGTGTCCTCGGCCGCGGCGGGGCAGGTGAACTCCTCCGGGGTCGACAACGCGTTCCACTACCCGATGGGGATCGCGACCCCGGCCGCGACCGTCGCCATGCTCGCCCGGCGGTACATGCACGAGTACGGCGCGACCAGCGAGGACTTCGGCCGGGTGGCCGTCGTCGACCGCGCCCGCGCGGCGACCAACCCCAAGGCCTGGTTCTACGGAAAGCCGATCACGCTCGAAGAGCATCAGGCCTCCCGCTGGGTCGCCGAGCCGTTGCACCTGCTGGACTGCTGCCAGGAGAGCGACGGCGGGGTCGCCCTGGTCGTCGTCAGCGCCGAGCGGGCGCGCGACCTGCCGCACCGGCCCGCCGTGATCGCGGCGGCCGCGCAGGGGAGCGGGCCGGACCAGTACGTGATGACCAGCTACTACCGCGACGATCTTCCGGCGCTGCCCGAAATGGGCGTGGTGGGGCGGCAACTGTGGGAGCAGTCCGGGCTGGGGCCGGGCGACATGGACCTCGCCGTGCTGTACGACCACTTCACCCCCTATGTCCTGATGCAGCTGGAAGAACTCGGCTTCTGCGGGAAGGGCGAGGCCAAGGACTTCATCGCTGGCGGGACGCTGGAACTCGACGGGAAGCTCCCGCTCAACCCGCACGGCGGGCAGCTGGGGGAGGCCTACATCCACGGGATGAACGGGATCGCCGAGGGGGTCCGGCAGCTCCGGGGCGACGCCGTCAACCAGGTCGACGGGGCGTCGCGCGTGCTGGTGACCGCCGGCACCGGCGTACCCACGAGCGGATTGGTCCTGACCGCGGGCTGA
- the hsaA gene encoding 3-hydroxy-9,10-secoandrosta-1,3,5(10)-triene-9,17-dione monooxygenase oxygenase subunit, which produces MSEHAAQDVIAGIRELLPVLRERAQEAEDARRVPEESVKSLQETGFFKLLQPKTFGGLEADPVSFYTAVKLVASACGSTGWVASILGVHPWHLGLFEAQAQQDVWGDDADVRISSSYAPMGKADVVDGGYRLSGRWSFSSGCDHATWVLLGGPVFKDGKPVDFCTYLVPISDYTIEDVWDTVGLRGTGSNDIIVNDVFVPKHRALSFIATSKCKTPGQEINPGPLYKLPYGSVHPSTITAPIIGMAQGAYDAHVEYQGKRVRAAYAGEQSKEDPFTKVRIAEAASEIDAAWLQLTHNIDELYQLACKGEKLPFPTRLRVRRDQVRGTERAIFAIDRLFENSGGRALQAGTPIQRFWRDAHAGRVHAANDAERAYVMFGTGAFGLPVENAMV; this is translated from the coding sequence ATGAGCGAGCACGCCGCGCAGGACGTGATCGCGGGGATCCGGGAGCTGCTGCCGGTCCTGCGGGAGCGGGCGCAGGAGGCGGAGGACGCCAGGCGCGTTCCCGAAGAGTCCGTCAAATCCCTGCAGGAGACCGGGTTCTTCAAACTCCTGCAGCCGAAGACGTTCGGTGGCCTCGAAGCCGACCCGGTGAGCTTCTACACCGCCGTCAAACTCGTCGCGAGCGCGTGCGGCTCCACCGGCTGGGTCGCCTCCATCCTCGGCGTCCACCCGTGGCACCTCGGTCTGTTCGAGGCGCAGGCGCAGCAGGACGTCTGGGGCGACGACGCCGACGTCCGGATCTCCTCGTCGTACGCGCCGATGGGCAAGGCGGACGTCGTCGACGGCGGCTACCGGCTCAGCGGGCGCTGGAGCTTCTCGTCCGGCTGTGACCACGCGACCTGGGTGCTGCTGGGCGGGCCGGTGTTCAAGGACGGGAAACCTGTCGACTTCTGCACCTACCTGGTGCCGATCTCCGACTACACGATCGAGGACGTCTGGGACACCGTGGGCCTGCGCGGTACCGGCTCCAACGACATCATCGTGAACGACGTCTTCGTGCCGAAACACCGCGCGCTCAGCTTCATCGCGACGTCGAAGTGCAAGACTCCCGGGCAGGAGATCAACCCCGGGCCGCTGTACAAGCTTCCTTACGGTTCGGTGCATCCGAGCACGATCACCGCGCCGATCATCGGGATGGCTCAAGGCGCGTACGACGCGCACGTCGAGTACCAGGGCAAGCGGGTCCGCGCGGCGTACGCCGGTGAACAGTCCAAAGAGGACCCGTTCACCAAGGTGCGGATCGCCGAGGCGGCGAGTGAGATCGACGCGGCCTGGCTCCAGCTGACGCACAACATCGACGAGCTGTACCAGCTGGCGTGCAAGGGGGAGAAGCTGCCGTTCCCCACCCGGCTGCGGGTGCGCCGTGACCAGGTCCGCGGTACCGAACGCGCGATCTTCGCGATCGACCGGCTCTTCGAGAACTCCGGCGGCCGCGCCTTGCAGGCCGGAACCCCGATCCAGCGGTTCTGGCGCGACGCCCACGCCGGCCGGGTGCACGCGGCGAACGACGCCGAGCGCGCCTACGTCATGTTCGGAACCGGCGCCTTCGGGCTGCCCGTCGAGAATGCGATGGTTTGA